A segment of the Aridibaculum aurantiacum genome:
GGAAATGCTGATCTCTGGTGGCACGCCAGGCTTCCTGTACTTTAGAGCATTGGTAAGTAAATTTTGAAATAACTGTTGCAGTTGCCTCTTATGAGCAGAAATGGTCGGCAAATTATCAATGGTGATCTTAGCACCTGTTTCCTCCACTTCCAGTTCAAGATCCTGTAGTACCAAATCAACCTTGCGATTCAGGTCTACTTCGTCTTCAAAAGTGGCTCCTTTTGTGACGAATGAGAACAACAACAGGTCATCAATTAAACTACCCATTCTGCTGACAGCAAACTCTACTCTTTCAAAATACTTCTCCTGTTCAGCATCCAACTGGTCCTCCAAGCTTTTCTTCAACCTGTCGGTGAATATCTTCATTTTCCGAACCGGCTCTTGCAGGTCATGTGAGGCTGCGTAAGCAAATTCTTCCAGGTTAGAATTGGTACGCTTCAAATCATCTATATGTTTTTCTAGTTGTAGCTGCGTTTCCTTGATGGGTGTTATGTCACGGAAAACATTTATCAAGTGGTTCTCATACATTTTTACTACCACCAGTTCCAGCCATTTCTGTAAGTTTTCATTGTAAAACTCTGTACGGAAAGATTTTCCTTCTTCAACAGCTGTTATGGCCATATTATGAAGCGGGCTACCTTCAAGTGAAGGTGTGATCTCTAAAACAGTCTTTGAATACCTTTCTTCGTTGGACAAGCCGGTATATGTTTGTGCAGCATCGTTGGCCAGAATGCATTGAAAGTCTACCACAACACCTTCTGCATTTCTTATGGCAGTATAAACACTTATACCCGCAGGGGAATGTTTAAGAATAGAGTCAAGAAGGTTTTTCTGCTGAATAAGTTCCTTGCTTCGCTCTTTCACCCGCTGCTCCAGTTCCCTTTCCAACTGCTTTAACTCGTGGATATCAGTAGCAGTACCATACCATTTTATGATTTCGCCCTCATGGTTTCGTTGTGGAAACGAGCGGCTAAGATGCCACTTATAGCTTCCATTTTTCATCTTCACACGATGTTCTACAGCATAAGTAACACCTTCTTTAATTGCATGGTTCCAGGCATCTACGGTTAGCTGCTCATCTTCCGGATGAATCAACCCTGCCCATTTCCATCTTCCATCTTCCAGCCTGGTTGCTCCACTAAATTCCTCTATCCTGTTATTATAGAAATCAACTACACCATTATTATCAGCTATCCAAACCAGTTGCGGCATTGCATTAGCCAGGCTGTTCAACTCTTCTTTGCTGGCTTCCAGTTGTTCATTTGCTCTTTTCAGATCATCCACATCAGTACATGTACCTACCCAATATAGTACCTCGTCCCCTTCCTTTACCGGCTCAGCATGCATAATATGCCATCTGTACATGCCATCCCATCTTCTATATCTTGCTTCCCATTTAAATGTTTCGCGTGTCTTCAAAGTAGCTTGCCTGTGCTTCAATCCCTCAGCAAGATCGGCGGGGTGAACAATAGACTGCCACCCATTTCCCATGAGTTCTTCAACTGATTTTCCTGTATAGTTACACCAGCTTTTATTGTAATAATCGGGTACTCCAAATGCCGAGGAAGTCCATACTAGTTGCGGAAGAGAATTCAGTATTTGCTGGTGCCTTTGCTCCTGTTGTTTTATCTGGGTAATATCGCGAAAGAACCAGGCCCATGCATAATATTTACCATCCTCTCCCCTGATTGGCTTTCCATATCGCTCAAGAATTCTTCCATCTTTCAATGCTACCTGGTCGTGGCTGGTGACATCCGGTTGCGCGTAGATCTCATTTACTCGTCGGGCATACTCTACCGGATCTTTCACCTTAGAAAGAGCTTTTGATAGAAGAGCATCATCATGACTATCATGCTCCATACGGGCGATACCCCACATGGCTGCATAGTTATTGTTGTAGTACAATACTTGCTTTTGTTGATCCAGCACCAATACAGCTTCAGGCGAGGCTTCTATGCTCAACTTAAGTACTTCCTTATTGATAATATCAGGTATGAGACTAGCTTCTGAATTCATGGATAAACTGTTGCGTGAAAGGTAATAATAAATGTTCGTGCTCAAATTCTTATAAGTATAAATGAAGGCACTCAAACAGGAATTGCTTCAATTATTTCTCCGCACTCAAATCAGTAGATCTTGAGAGTCAATTCACGTGTATATATTTGATTATGAATGTTCCACCAGTTAACCTATCACAAACGCAACGAATTGTTTCACTTGTCCCGTCACAAACTGAGCTGCTTTACCACCTCGGTTTAGAAGATGAAGTGGTCGGCATCACTAAGTTTTGTATTAACCCTGAACGTTGGTTTAGAAGCAAGCAAAGAATTGGCGGAACAAAGACTGTAGATATAGAAAA
Coding sequences within it:
- a CDS encoding PAS domain-containing sensor histidine kinase: MNSEASLIPDIINKEVLKLSIEASPEAVLVLDQQKQVLYYNNNYAAMWGIARMEHDSHDDALLSKALSKVKDPVEYARRVNEIYAQPDVTSHDQVALKDGRILERYGKPIRGEDGKYYAWAWFFRDITQIKQQEQRHQQILNSLPQLVWTSSAFGVPDYYNKSWCNYTGKSVEELMGNGWQSIVHPADLAEGLKHRQATLKTRETFKWEARYRRWDGMYRWHIMHAEPVKEGDEVLYWVGTCTDVDDLKRANEQLEASKEELNSLANAMPQLVWIADNNGVVDFYNNRIEEFSGATRLEDGRWKWAGLIHPEDEQLTVDAWNHAIKEGVTYAVEHRVKMKNGSYKWHLSRSFPQRNHEGEIIKWYGTATDIHELKQLERELEQRVKERSKELIQQKNLLDSILKHSPAGISVYTAIRNAEGVVVDFQCILANDAAQTYTGLSNEERYSKTVLEITPSLEGSPLHNMAITAVEEGKSFRTEFYNENLQKWLELVVVKMYENHLINVFRDITPIKETQLQLEKHIDDLKRTNSNLEEFAYAASHDLQEPVRKMKIFTDRLKKSLEDQLDAEQEKYFERVEFAVSRMGSLIDDLLLFSFVTKGATFEDEVDLNRKVDLVLQDLELEVEETGAKITIDNLPTISAHKRQLQQLFQNLLTNALKYRKPGVPPEISISCSRLKGSETPVLMPAEHASKEFYKLQIKDNGIGFEEQYATEIFKLFSRLHGNNYTGTGIGLSIVQKIVENHGGYIWAESKVGEGATFNILFPVEH